The following proteins are encoded in a genomic region of Phycisphaera sp.:
- the hisB gene encoding imidazoleglycerol-phosphate dehydratase HisB — translation MPERTATFTRKTNETSIEGGLSLDGSGACDVSTGIGFLDHMLGALACHGRIDLELRCEGDLVVDDHHTAEDTAIVLGSAIDEALGDRRGITRFGHAYAPLDEALARVVIDFSGRPCARIDLGLKRDRLGDLACENIDHWFIPLAMSARCALHVDVLRGDNDHHRAEAAFKALALALRQAVAIDPTARTVPSTKGTL, via the coding sequence ATGCCTGAGCGAACCGCCACATTCACGCGCAAGACCAACGAAACCTCGATCGAGGGGGGGCTCTCTCTCGACGGCTCGGGCGCGTGCGACGTGTCCACGGGCATCGGCTTTCTCGACCACATGCTCGGGGCGCTCGCCTGCCACGGCCGCATCGATCTGGAACTGCGGTGCGAGGGCGACCTCGTCGTCGATGACCACCACACCGCCGAGGACACGGCCATCGTGCTGGGCTCAGCCATCGACGAAGCCCTGGGCGACCGCCGCGGCATCACGCGGTTCGGGCACGCCTACGCGCCGCTCGACGAGGCGCTGGCCCGGGTCGTTATCGATTTCTCCGGCCGTCCCTGCGCCCGCATCGATCTGGGGTTGAAGCGCGACCGCCTCGGCGATCTGGCGTGCGAGAACATTGACCACTGGTTCATCCCGCTGGCGATGAGCGCCCGCTGCGCCCTGCACGTGGACGTGCTGCGCGGCGATAACGACCACCACCGCGCCGAGGCCGCCTTCAAGGCCCTCGCGCTGGCACTGCGTCAAGCGGTTGCCATCGACCCGACCGCACGAACGGTCCCCTCAACGAAAGGCACCCTGTGA
- a CDS encoding histidinol-phosphate aminotransferase family protein codes for MPQPAARLEGLEPYAPPGRGSGDELLLDANEGPPVDERALSILRTVRADDPRRYPDAGTLETRLADDLGVSPQRVIVTAGADDAIDRLCRAVLEPGRRLLVHAPTFEMIERSGRLAGAAIDRCPWMGGPFPVGAMIERITPATSLAAIVSPNNPTGGLVQIDEIEEVASALRRVGGLLMVDQAYIEFADKDPTTTLIDIGNVVITRTFSKAFGLAALRVGYAIAPPVVARWLRTVGGPYPVAGPSLAVAGASLAVPRAATIDRVRHERSTLTAELRSRGWDVLESSANFVLTRLPSDALEALRRSGVRVRTFSGRPDLDGWTRITLPGDEAAFDRLRLALETTHA; via the coding sequence ATGCCCCAACCCGCCGCCAGGCTCGAGGGCCTGGAGCCCTACGCCCCGCCCGGTCGCGGATCGGGCGACGAACTCCTGCTGGACGCCAACGAGGGCCCGCCCGTCGACGAGCGCGCCCTGTCGATCCTCCGCACGGTGCGAGCCGACGACCCGCGGCGTTACCCCGACGCGGGAACGCTCGAAACCCGGCTGGCCGACGACCTGGGCGTTTCGCCGCAGCGGGTCATTGTGACCGCCGGTGCCGACGATGCGATCGACCGCCTGTGCCGGGCGGTGCTCGAGCCGGGCCGCCGGCTGCTGGTGCACGCCCCGACGTTCGAGATGATCGAGCGCAGCGGCCGGCTCGCGGGCGCGGCCATCGATCGGTGCCCGTGGATGGGCGGCCCGTTCCCTGTTGGGGCGATGATCGAGCGCATCACGCCGGCGACGTCGCTCGCGGCGATCGTCTCGCCCAACAACCCAACCGGGGGCCTGGTGCAAATCGACGAAATCGAGGAGGTCGCCAGCGCCCTGCGTCGGGTGGGCGGGCTGCTGATGGTCGACCAGGCGTACATCGAGTTCGCCGACAAGGACCCCACCACCACGCTCATCGATATCGGCAACGTCGTCATCACACGGACCTTCTCCAAGGCCTTCGGCCTTGCGGCCCTGCGCGTGGGCTACGCGATCGCCCCGCCCGTTGTCGCCCGATGGCTGCGCACCGTTGGGGGCCCGTATCCGGTCGCCGGCCCCTCGCTGGCTGTGGCTGGTGCATCTCTCGCGGTGCCGCGTGCGGCCACCATCGATCGCGTGCGCCACGAACGCTCCACCTTGACCGCCGAGTTGCGATCGCGAGGCTGGGACGTTCTGGAATCCTCTGCCAACTTCGTGCTCACGCGCCTGCCGTCCGATGCCCTGGAGGCCTTGCGGCGCAGCGGCGTCCGTGTCCGCACCTTCAGCGGCCGACCCGATCTGGACGGCTGGACCCGCATCACCCTGCCCGGCGACGAAGCCGCCTTCGATCGCCTGCGACTCGCGTTGGAGACGACCCATGCCTGA
- the hisG gene encoding ATP phosphoribosyltransferase, with product MTTSIQPVPSTTHEPTTGPGRGAAAIRLALPKGRMHVGVAQLLADAGMPLRAGARDYRPALSSPATPSEAFDVKLLKPRAIVEMLRTGRRDAGFAGADWVEETGAELVEVLDTKLDTVRLIAAAPAALLVGGALPDRPLVVASEYEGLARRWIADRGLDATVLCSYGATEVLPPEDADCIVDNTATGATLVANGLTIIDELMVSSTRLYASRAAMAEPAARERIERFALLLGSVLEARQRAMLEVNVPAERLDAVVGALPCMREPTVSPLRSNSGYAVKAAVRREELAGVIPLIKQLGGTDIVVSRPEQIVP from the coding sequence ATGACGACCTCGATACAACCTGTCCCTTCGACGACACACGAGCCGACGACCGGGCCCGGGCGCGGCGCGGCGGCCATCCGCCTGGCGCTGCCCAAGGGACGCATGCACGTGGGCGTGGCGCAACTGCTCGCCGATGCGGGCATGCCGCTGCGAGCGGGCGCCCGCGACTACCGCCCGGCCCTCTCCAGCCCGGCCACGCCAAGCGAAGCCTTCGACGTGAAGCTGCTCAAGCCGCGGGCGATCGTCGAGATGCTGCGCACCGGCCGGCGTGATGCCGGTTTCGCCGGGGCCGACTGGGTCGAGGAGACCGGCGCCGAACTGGTCGAGGTGCTCGATACGAAGCTGGACACCGTGCGGCTCATCGCCGCCGCCCCGGCTGCGCTGCTGGTGGGCGGCGCGCTGCCGGATCGGCCGCTGGTCGTCGCCTCGGAGTACGAGGGCCTGGCCCGAAGGTGGATCGCCGACCGGGGGCTGGACGCCACGGTGCTGTGCTCGTACGGCGCGACCGAGGTGCTGCCGCCCGAGGACGCCGACTGCATCGTCGACAACACCGCGACGGGCGCGACGCTGGTGGCCAACGGCCTGACCATCATCGATGAGCTGATGGTGTCGTCCACGCGGCTGTACGCCTCTCGGGCGGCGATGGCCGAGCCGGCGGCGCGTGAACGCATCGAGCGGTTCGCCCTGCTGCTCGGCTCGGTCCTGGAGGCCCGGCAGCGCGCCATGCTGGAGGTGAACGTGCCGGCCGAACGCCTCGACGCCGTGGTGGGAGCGCTGCCGTGCATGCGTGAGCCCACCGTGTCACCGCTGCGCTCCAACTCGGGCTACGCCGTGAAGGCCGCCGTGCGGCGCGAGGAGCTGGCCGGGGTCATCCCCCTCATCAAGCAACTGGGCGGCACCGACATCGTGGTCTCGCGGCCCGAGCAGATCGTGCCATGA